Proteins encoded within one genomic window of Novipirellula galeiformis:
- a CDS encoding LamG-like jellyroll fold domain-containing protein, translated as MFRFFVNSSACALMCMIVASTFAHEGPHGHDHKHAHDDSPKFFTTREAGRVLPLAKEEDVFHFVVYGDRTGGVPAGLKVLDQAVADTNLLDPDLVMTVGDLIQGYNEAPQWLDQMQEYKDIMNRLKMQWFPVAGNHDVYWRGTGKAPEGHHELNYEKHFGPLWYTFQHKRAGFIVLYSDEGDDATNQKGFSEPRLQKMSPEQLDFLKQSLEKHKGLEHVFVFLHHPRWIGRGYGEGNWDEVHAMLKDAGNVSAVFAGHIHQMRFDGPKDGIAYYTLATTGGHLSADIPGAGYLHHLNVVTVRKESVTVAALPVGSVIDPKEFTPEFLADVNKARSIRPVEVDNSLTLQMDGSATGELVFSLSNTSQQPIDATASLDPVNRDWVATLDHQHLTIPPGETKQLTFALQRSVDLETELTNPRLRLDLHYVGKSTRINLPPSSTPVAMKLSAVPADYFTGKENRCLEVTGERSTVRIDSSELALPDGPFTLEAWVNPAQVAGHRGLIAKTQRSEFAFFMDEGVPQFDVHLADRYHSAKATDVLPVDQWSHLAGVYDGSAVKLYINGTLVGTKKATGKRTTNKLPLFIGADPDTQGQPTRAFLGKIDEVRVTKQAIYSSDFKPLRRLAPEPDTVLLMHLDRQFGPFVLDHSGSAAKGTLGVDAQLVPVE; from the coding sequence ATGTTCCGATTTTTTGTAAACAGCTCAGCTTGTGCTTTGATGTGCATGATCGTGGCGAGCACCTTTGCTCATGAAGGCCCTCACGGTCACGATCACAAACATGCCCACGACGACTCGCCTAAATTTTTCACCACGCGTGAAGCGGGACGCGTTTTGCCGCTCGCCAAAGAGGAGGATGTCTTCCACTTTGTCGTTTATGGTGACCGCACCGGTGGTGTTCCGGCAGGCTTGAAGGTGCTCGATCAAGCGGTTGCCGACACCAACTTGCTCGACCCCGATTTGGTCATGACCGTAGGCGATTTGATCCAAGGCTATAACGAAGCGCCTCAGTGGCTCGATCAGATGCAAGAGTACAAGGACATCATGAATCGGTTGAAGATGCAATGGTTTCCCGTTGCCGGCAATCATGACGTCTATTGGCGAGGCACCGGGAAAGCTCCCGAAGGTCATCATGAATTGAATTACGAAAAGCACTTCGGCCCACTGTGGTACACATTCCAGCACAAGCGAGCTGGCTTCATCGTGCTTTACAGCGACGAAGGAGACGACGCCACGAACCAGAAGGGGTTTAGTGAACCTCGTCTACAAAAGATGAGTCCTGAGCAACTTGATTTTCTGAAGCAGTCACTTGAAAAGCACAAAGGTCTGGAGCACGTCTTCGTTTTTCTGCATCACCCACGCTGGATCGGCCGAGGTTATGGCGAGGGCAATTGGGACGAAGTCCATGCGATGTTAAAGGATGCGGGCAATGTCAGCGCTGTGTTTGCGGGGCACATTCATCAAATGCGTTTTGATGGCCCCAAGGACGGCATTGCTTACTACACGCTGGCAACGACGGGCGGCCATTTGTCGGCTGACATTCCCGGGGCTGGATACTTGCATCATTTAAACGTCGTGACGGTGCGAAAAGAGAGCGTCACGGTGGCGGCGTTGCCCGTGGGATCGGTGATCGATCCTAAGGAGTTCACCCCTGAGTTTCTTGCCGATGTGAACAAGGCTCGAAGCATCCGGCCCGTCGAGGTTGACAATAGTTTGACGTTGCAAATGGATGGATCCGCTACGGGCGAACTTGTCTTCTCGCTGAGCAATACGTCGCAGCAACCCATCGATGCCACAGCATCGCTCGATCCCGTCAACCGCGACTGGGTTGCGACGCTTGATCATCAACACTTGACGATCCCGCCTGGTGAAACCAAGCAGCTCACGTTCGCGTTGCAACGCAGCGTCGACCTCGAAACCGAATTAACCAACCCACGCTTGCGATTGGATTTGCACTACGTCGGCAAATCGACACGAATCAACTTGCCTCCCAGCTCGACCCCGGTGGCGATGAAATTATCCGCCGTCCCGGCGGACTACTTCACTGGCAAAGAGAATCGATGCTTGGAAGTGACGGGAGAGCGTTCGACCGTCCGCATTGATTCCTCGGAATTGGCATTGCCCGATGGGCCGTTCACCTTGGAAGCATGGGTCAATCCAGCCCAAGTGGCTGGCCACCGCGGTTTGATCGCAAAAACACAGCGGAGCGAATTCGCCTTCTTTATGGACGAAGGGGTCCCTCAATTTGATGTTCACTTGGCTGACCGCTATCACAGCGCCAAGGCGACGGACGTCTTGCCAGTGGATCAATGGTCGCACTTGGCCGGCGTCTACGACGGATCGGCAGTGAAGTTGTATATCAACGGAACGTTGGTAGGCACCAAGAAAGCGACCGGGAAACGCACGACAAACAAGCTGCCATTGTTCATCGGAGCCGATCCCGATACTCAGGGGCAACCGACTCGAGCCTTCCTGGGCAAGATCGATGAAGTCCGAGTGACGAAGCAGGCGATTTACTCGTCCGACTTTAAACCGCTACGACGACTCGCTCCCGAGCCGGATACCGTATTGCTAATGCACCTCGATCGCCAATTTGGTCCCTTCGTGTTGGACCATAGCGGATCGGCTGCGAAGGGAACGCTCGGCGTGGACGCCCAGTTGGTTCCGGTGGAGTGA
- a CDS encoding carboxypeptidase regulatory-like domain-containing protein, translated as MKPHLQATAIVTTLCIVLALSTLGCNNALHADYSNIGLVPVSGTVAIDGTPIEGAVVFFEADDRTFSYGTTDETGYYELKFNSQVNGVTKGLKTVRISTVASTGERGDEGDDGESESESNAPNAKPTERFPATYNKQSELKVNVSSSQTQFDFDLRSDGSTKASL; from the coding sequence ATGAAACCTCACCTACAAGCCACGGCGATCGTGACGACGTTGTGCATCGTGCTCGCCTTGTCCACTCTGGGGTGCAACAACGCGCTCCACGCGGACTACTCCAACATCGGATTAGTTCCCGTCTCGGGAACGGTCGCGATCGACGGAACGCCCATCGAAGGTGCCGTCGTCTTTTTTGAAGCAGATGACCGCACGTTTTCCTATGGTACCACCGATGAAACGGGTTACTACGAGTTGAAGTTCAATAGCCAAGTCAACGGGGTGACCAAAGGTCTAAAGACCGTTCGCATCAGCACCGTTGCCAGTACCGGAGAACGAGGCGACGAGGGAGACGATGGCGAGAGTGAGAGCGAGTCGAACGCTCCCAATGCCAAACCGACGGAGCGTTTTCCCGCGACCTATAACAAGCAATCCGAATTGAAAGTGAATGTGTCGAGCTCGCAAACGCAATTCGATTTTGACCTTCGCAGCGACGGCTCGACGAAGGCTTCCTTGTAA
- a CDS encoding DUF1559 family PulG-like putative transporter — translation MLWNRTTANRSPRSPRSPRGAFTLVELLVVIAIIGILVGLLLPAVQSAREAARRMSCGNNLKQIGLGLHTYHDTFRVFPYGWDTRGMTWSGHILPQIEQANLYQTLIFQESGLGNWGADGSPNQAAVSTVIGTYRCPSMALPEQMDFNGIAERVPGSYRGSAGTESSSDDASTAAAGTKSLEHLIQDGIFYACSKTKFRDIIDGTSNTIMVGESYTDPNFGKDGQGMDYWYIGSPQTDPCRCDGGTGGTEFSEVVGTTIAKINAIRTAPTTSGYMMELSFGSYHIGGAHFSMGDGAVRFLSDSIDMQTYNALGSRNGGEVVSEF, via the coding sequence ATGCTGTGGAATCGAACCACCGCCAATCGCTCACCCCGTTCGCCCCGTTCGCCCCGCGGTGCATTCACTCTGGTCGAACTTTTGGTCGTGATCGCGATCATTGGTATCTTGGTTGGCTTGCTGCTTCCCGCCGTGCAATCCGCCCGCGAAGCAGCGCGACGAATGTCGTGCGGTAACAATCTAAAACAAATCGGTTTGGGGCTGCATACCTACCACGATACATTTCGCGTCTTCCCCTATGGCTGGGATACTCGTGGAATGACGTGGAGCGGTCATATTCTTCCTCAAATTGAACAAGCCAATCTGTATCAAACTCTGATTTTCCAAGAGAGTGGTCTTGGGAATTGGGGTGCCGATGGCTCTCCGAATCAAGCAGCGGTTAGTACTGTGATCGGTACCTATCGATGCCCAAGCATGGCGCTTCCCGAGCAGATGGACTTCAACGGGATCGCCGAGCGAGTTCCGGGAAGTTACCGAGGCAGCGCTGGAACCGAATCGAGTTCGGACGATGCGAGTACCGCCGCGGCTGGGACCAAGTCGCTTGAGCACCTCATCCAAGACGGCATTTTTTATGCCTGTAGCAAAACCAAGTTTCGCGACATCATCGACGGAACCTCCAACACGATCATGGTCGGCGAATCGTACACCGATCCTAATTTTGGCAAAGACGGCCAGGGGATGGATTACTGGTACATCGGTTCGCCTCAGACCGATCCGTGTCGCTGCGATGGCGGTACCGGCGGAACCGAGTTCTCGGAGGTCGTCGGCACGACGATCGCAAAGATCAACGCGATTCGCACCGCCCCGACGACCAGCGGCTACATGATGGAACTCTCCTTTGGTAGTTACCACATCGGCGGAGCTCATTTTTCAATGGGCGATGGTGCGGTTCGCTTCCTTTCCGATTCGATCGACATGCAAACTTACAACGCTCTGGGATCCAGAAACGGTGGCGAGGTCGTCAGCGAATTCTAA